TCGGAGTCCGGCGCGGCCATCGTCGCCCCGCTGCCCGGCGTCACCGCGCTGAAGCCGGGCTCGGCGACCGTGGCGGTCCCCGGTGTGACGGTGCGGGTGGTGGATGAGCGCGGGGAGGACGTGCCTCGCGGCTCCGGCGGCTCCATCGTGATCGACAGCACCTGGCCCGCGATGTCGCGGACGGTCTGGGGCGACGCGGAGCGCTACCGCGACTCCTACTGGCGGACGTTCGCCGACCGCGGCTACTTCCTCGCCGGCGACGGCGCGGCGGTGGACGACGACGGCTACCTGTGGCTGCTCGGCAGGCTGGACGACGTCATCAACGTCTCCGGCCACCGGCTGTCCACCATCGAGATCGAGTCGGCCCTGGTCGCGCATCCGTCCGTCGCGGAGGCCGCCGTGGTGGGCGTCGGCGACGCGACCACCGGGCAGGCGGTGGCGGCGTTCGTCATCCCGGCCGGGGAGCTCGATCCGTCGGGACTCCGCGACCAGGTGGCCCGGGCGATCGGCGCGATCGCGAAACCGCGCCACGTCGTGGTCGTCGACGACCTCCCGAAGACCCGCTCCGGCAAGATCATGCGGCGGCTGCTGGTCGACCTGTTCGACGGGCGGCCGCTCGGCGACACGACCTCGCTGCAGGATGAGACGGTGCCCGGGCGCATCGCGGAGGTGCTGGCAGCGCGCTCCCGCTGAATTCGGCGGTGCCGAGTCAGTCCTGTTCCAGCCCCACGAACATGGTCTCGTGCAGCACGGCGACGTGCCGTTCCGCGAGCGCGACAGCGGTCTCCAGGTCGTGACCGCGGATCGCGGCGGCCAGCGCGGCGTGCTCGGCGTTGACCTCGTGGAGGTAGGCGATCGGGTACGGGATGAAGTACGCGTAGAGGCGGCGCAGGGTCTCCTCGTACAAGCCGACGAGCGCCGGACGGCCGGCGGCGCGCGCGACCGCCAGGTGGAATCGCTCGTCCGCGGCGTGGTACTCGGACCAGTCCTGGGCGGTGGCGGCTGCGGCGACGGCAGCGTCCAGCTCCGCGAGGTCGTCGTCGCTCGCGGAGACCGCGGCCAGATGGGTCAGGCTCGTCTCGGCGAGCAGGCGCTGGTCGATGAGGCGGTGCACCTGCTCCGCGTCCGCGCGGTAAATCTCGACCGCGGAGCCGGCGCCGGCGGTGACGGCGGGCGCCGTCTCCGCCACGAACGTCCCGCCCGAGCGGCCCCTGACTCGCCGGAGCAGGCCCTCCTCGGCGAGGCTCTTGATCGCGCGCCGCGCAGTGATCTCGCTGACGTCGAGGGCGGCGGCGACATCTGCGTCGCTCGGGAGCTGCTCCCCGGGCGCGAGCAGCCGCAGCTCGACGGCGAGGGCGATGCGCGCGCGCACGGTGTCGACGGCCGAGAGCCGGGTGATCCCGGCCACGGCGGGGCCCGTCAGTGCGGGCACGGCCGTGTGCGTGAGCGTGCCGGGAACGTCTCCGGTCATGGCGTCCAGCATAGGGAGATCACCAGGGGTGGACAAATTCGATCATAATGATCTATTTTATTTCCCAGCAGTTCCGCAGCATCACCGTCCCCGCCCGTCCCGACCAATGGAGGTCCGCAATGCCGGGTCAGCTCACCGTCGCAGGCGTCCAGGCCGCGCCACGCGCGATCGGCGCCGAGCTCGAGCCGTTCGCCGCCGACGTCGCCCGCCACGCGGCCGCGGGCGCCCGCGTCGTCGTCTACCCCGAGCTCCACCTGTTCGGGGCCGACCACCTGTCGGAGTCGGTGCGGAACACCGCGCTCGGCGCTTCGGCCGTCCCGCTGGACGGCGAGCTGGTGCGCACGCTCGGCGCGATCGCCGCCGACGCGGGCGTCTGGCTGGTCCCCGGCAGCGTCTGCGAGCGCGGACCGCAGGGCGAGCTCTTCAACACCGCGCTCGCGTTCGGCCCGGACGGCGCGCTCGCCGCGAGCTACCGCAAGATCTTCCCGTGGCGCCCCTTCGAGCCGTACGTGCCGGGCGACCGCTTCGTCGTGTTCGACCTCGACGGCAGCACTGTCGGGCTCGACATCTGCTACGACGCCTGGTTCCCCGAGGTCAGCAGGCACCTGGCCTGGCTGGGCGCCGAGGTCATCGTGAACGTCGTGAAGACGACCACGCCCGACCGCGAGCAGGAGGTCGTGCTCGCACGCGCCAACTCCATCGCGAATCAGGTCTTCACCGTGAGTGTCAACACCGCCGGCCCGGTCGGTCGCGGGCGCTCGATCGTCGTCGACCCCGAGGGCGCCGTCCTCGCGGAGTCGGCGGGGGACGAGGAGACCGTCCTCGCCCTCCCGCTCGACCTCGACCGGGTCGCCCACGTCCGGGAGCACGGCACCGCCGGCGTCAACCGGATGTGGTCGCAGTTCCGCCCAGAGGACGCGGCGATCCCGCTGCCGCTGTACGCGGGGCGGATCGACCCGCGCGACTGGGCCGTCCAATCCCGCGCCCTCCCGAGCACCACCCCCTCCCGTCAGCCTCTCCTGTGAAGGATCCCGGCATGTCCACTGCTCCCGCTCCCTCCTCCGCCCAGCCGTCGCTGGCCCGGACCCTCCGCCTCCCCTCCCTCGTGCTCTTCGGCCTCGCGTACATGACGCCGCTGATCGTCCTCGGCATCTTCGGCGTCGTGGCCGAGACCACCGGGGGCGCGAGCGCGTCCGCCTACCTCGTCGCGCTGGTCGCGATGCTGTTCACGGCCTCCAGCTACGGCAGGATGGCCGCCGCCTACCCCGTCGCCGGCTCGGCCTACACGTACGTGCGCCGCACCATCGACCCACGGGTCGGCTTCCTGGTGGGCTGGGCGGTGCTGCTCGACTACCTGTTCCTCCCGATGGTGATCTGGCTGATCGGCGCCGCCTACCTGGAGGCGCAGTTCCCTGGCGTCCCCGGCTGGGTGTGGATCCTCGGCTTCATCATCGTGACCACGCTGCTGAACATCCTCGGCATCAAGGTCGCCGACCGGACGAACTACATCCTGATGGCGTTCCAGGTGCTCGTCATCGTCGTGTTCGTCGGGCTTTCGATCGGATCGGTGGTCGCCCACCGGGGAGCGGGCGGCCTGATCTCGGCCGGACCGTTCGTGAACCCGACCGCGACGTTCCAGGGCGTCACCGCCGGCGCCGCCATCGCGGCCTACTCCTTCCTCGGCTTCGACGCCGTGACCACGTTCACGGAGGAGACGATCGAGCCGCGCAAGACCGTGCCGCGCGCCATCCTGCTCATCGCCCTGATCGGCGGCGTGATCTTCATCCTGGTGTCGTACACGACCCAGCTCGTGCACCCCGGCGGCCAGTTCCACGACGCGTCGTCCGCCGCGTTCGACATCGCGATCACCATCGGCGGCAACGTCTTCGGCTCGATCTTCATCGCGGGCCTGGTGGTCGCGCAGTTCGCCTCCGGCCTCGCCGCGCAGGCCTCCGCCGCACGCCTGATGTTCGCGATGGGCCGGGACGGAGCGCTACCCCGCAAGGTGTTCGGCGAGATCAGCCGCCGGTTCCGCTCGCCGGTCGTGAACCTGATGATCATCGGCGTCGTCGGGTTGGTGGCGATGTTCCTGGATGTCGCGACCTCCACGTCGTTCATCAACTTCGGCGCGTTCGTCGCCTTCACGATGGTGAACGTGTCCGTGATCGTCTACTACTTCCGCCAGCGGCGCGAGGGTCACCGCCACAACGCGATCATCTACGTCGTGCTGCCCGCGATCGGCGCGATCGTCACCGGCTACCTGCTGACGAGGCTGGACATCAACGCCATCGTGCTCGGACTGAGCTGGCTGGTGATCGGCGTCATCGTGCTCGCCTTCGTGACGAAGGGCTTCCGTCAGCTTCCTCCCGAGATCGCGTACGACGAAGCGGACGCGGAAACCGCAGACGAGACGCGACAGGCCGCTCCGGCTCCTGCTGCGGCCCCGGCGGCGACGGAGGCCGCCCCGGCCCCGGCCAGGGAGTAGGCGTGCGGCTCGCGCTCGCGCAGCTCGCGTCGGACGACGACGTCGCAGGCAACCTCCGGGCTGTCGGCGACGCCGTCGCGCGCGCGACGGACCAGGGAGCGGAGCTGGTGCTGCTGCCGGAGTATGCGATGTACGAGAAGAAGATGGTGGACGCGACCTTCGCGGGCGTGGCCGAACCGCTCGACGGCCGCTTCGGCTCCGCTGTCGCCGAGCTGGCAGCCTCCCGGCGCGTGACGATCGTCGCGGGCCTCGTCGAACGCTCGTCCGACGGCGCCGATCCCCGGCCGTTCAACACCCTGGCGGCGTTCGGCCCGGACGGCGGCCTCCTGACCCGGTACCGCAAGATCCATCTCTTCGACTCGTTCGGCTTCCGGGAGTCCGAGTGGATTGCACCCGCCCCTGAGCCGGAGGCCGTCGTCTTCGAGGCCGGGGGGCTGACCGTCGGCCTGATGACCTGTTACGACCTGCGCTTCCCCGAGCTCGGCCGCGCGCTCGCCGACGCCGGCGCCGACCTGCTGGCGGTGTGCTCGTCGTGGGTGCCCGGCCCGCACAAGCTCGACCAGTGGCGGACGCTCGCGCGGGCCCGCGCGATCGAGAACGGCTGCTACGCCGCGGCGGTGTCGCAGGCGGAGCCCATCTCGGTGGGCCACAGCCTGCTCGCGGACCCGCACGGAGAGGTGATCGTGGAGACAGGGGGCTCGCCGGAAGTGATGCTCGGCGAGGTGGACCCCGCCGCGGTTGTCGCCGCGCGCGAACGCGACCCGGCCCTCCGGCTGCGGCGGCTCTGAGTCAGGACCGGGTCGCCACTCGCTTATCCCCCAACCGCGGACCGGAACAGGGCGAAGGAGGTCTCGCCGACGATGACGCTCTCGCCGTCGTGGAGGGCGAGCTCCTGATCGCTGGACAGCTCCAGCTCCCAGTGCGCGCCTGGCGGGTCGGGCAGCACGAACTCGACCCCGTTCTCGGCGGCGTTGAGCAGCAGGAGGAAGGAGTCCGCGCTCTCGTGCATGAGCACGAACGCGATCGTGCGGGCCTCCGGGTCGTTCCAGTCGTCGTCGGTGAACGACTCCCCGTCCGCGCGCACGATCCGCACCGTGTCGGCGCTGCCGTCCTCGGGCGCGTGCCGGTACCACTCGGGCCGGAGGGCGGGCTCGGTGCGGCGCAGGCGGATGAGCGCCGCGGTGAACGCGTGCAGTTCCCAGTCGGCGTTCGCCCAGTCGTACCAGGAGATCTCGTTGTCCTGGCAGTACGCGTTGTTGTTGCCCTGCTGGGTGCGGCCCAATTCGTCGCCGCCCAGGATCATCGGAACGCCGGCCGAGAGCAGCACCGTCGCGAGGAGGTTCTTCCGCTGCCGGACGCGCACGGCGAGGATCTCCTCGTCGTCGGTCGGGCCCTCCGCGCCGTAGTTGCGCGAGCGGTTGTCGGACTCGCCGTCGCGGTTGTCCTCCCCGTTCGCCTCGTTGTGCTTCTCGTCGTAGCTGGTGAGGTCGGCCAGCGTGAAGCCGTCGTGGGCGGTGACGAAGTTGACGCTCGAGAGCGGCGCGCGCCGGGAGTCCTCGTAGATGTCCGGGCTGCCGAGCACCCGCTGCGCGAGCGTCCCGAGCACGCCGGGGGTGCCGCGCCAGAAGTCGCGCACGTCGTCGCGGAACTGCCCGTTCCACTCCGACCAGTCGGCCGGGAACCCGCCGAGCTGGTACCCGGCGGTGTCCCACGGCTCGGCGATCAGTTTGACGCGCGCGAGGGTCGGGTCCTGCTGGATGAGCGTGAGGAACGCGCTGTGCAGGCTGGCGTCGCCGCCCTGCCGGGTGAGCGTGGTGGCCAAATCGAACCGGAATCCGTCGATGTGGTAGTCGTCCACCCAGTAGCGCAGCGAGTCCATGATGAGCTGCAGGGCGGCGGGATGGCTGACGTTGACGCTGTTCCCGGTGCCGGTGGTGTCGAAGTAGTGCGCGCGGTCGCCGTCGACGAGCCGGTAGTAGGAGGGGTTGTCGATGCCCTTGAAGCTGTAGGTCGGCCCGCGGTCGTTGCCCTCGGCGGTGTGGTTGTAGACGACGTCGAGGATGACCTCCAGGCCGGCCGCGTGCAGCGCCTTGACCATGCCCTTGAACTCGTCCACCTGGTGCCCGGTGTCGCCGGTCGCGGCGTACTCGTTGTGCGGGGCGAAGAAGCCGATGGAGTTGTAGCCCCAGTAGTTGCGGAGGCCCTTCTCCTGCAGGTGCGGGTCCTGCACGAACTGGTGCACCGGCATCAGCTCGACCGCGGTGACCCCGAGGTTCTTGAGGTACTCGACGGCGGCCGGGTGCGCGAGGCCGGCGTACGTGCCGCGGAACTCCTCCGGCACCCACTCCATCAGCTTGGTGAAGCCCTTGACGTGGGTCTCGTAGATGATGGTCTCGCTGAGCGGCGTGAACGGACGCTCGTGGTCGCCCCAGTCGAACTCCTGCGGGTCGACGACGACTCCGAGCGCGACGTGCCGCTTGCCGTTCGTGTCGCTGCGCCGCTTGGGCCTGCCGAGCTGGTGCCCGAACACGGCCTGGGAGTTGTCCCACGAGCCCGTGACGGCGCGGGCGCGCGTCGGGAGGAGGACCTTCGCGGGCGAGAAGCGGAGCCCGTTGGCGGGGTCCCAGGGTCCGGCGACGCGGAGTCCGTAGCGGGTGCCGGGGACGAGGCCCTGGACGTAGCCGTGGAAGACATGCCCAGTGCGGTTGGGGAGCTCGGTCCGGGTCTCCCGACCGCGCGCGTCGAACAGGGAGACGTAGACGTTGTCCGCGTTCTCGCTGTAGACGGCGACGTTGGCGCCGCCCTCGACGAGCGTGATGCCGAGCGGATACGGCGCGGAGCCGTCGCTGCTCACCGGACCGCCTGGGACGAGCTGTGCGCGATACTGCTGAGCGCGGGGTCGCTGCGCTGGGGGCAGAGCTGTGGCACGGTGCCTCCGATGATCGGTAGACCGACACCTTACCTGCGCGCGCAGGAGCGGTGGAAGCGGTTGACACAGGTATCGGGGGCAGCTAGGCGGCCGCGACGTACTCCTGCCGCACGGCGCCACCCGTGGCGTATTCGATGAAGCCGAAGTCTCGATCGGAGTTCAGGATCACGGCGTCGTTCGCCACGGCGTACGCGGCGATCAGGCAGTCGAACGCGCCCGCGGCCCGCACCGCACCGCGGTCCCAGAGCGACTCTTGGATGCCCAGTGCCGCGCTCTCGCTGGGGTGCTCCCAGGCCGGAAGCAAGTCGTCCATGTCTGCCTGCAACTCCCGGTGTTCCTCGGGAGAGCGGGCGGAGTGGCAATACTCCAGGACCTGCGGTGGGCAGGTGATGAGCAGATGGTGCGGAAGGATCTCCCTCAGCCGCCGCGCGATCGCCGGGCTGCTGGAAACCTTCTGCCAGATGCTGTTGTCGACGAGGTAGGTCGTCACGAGCCGGCGCTCGTGCCAGGGAGGAACGTCGGAGTGATGGTCGGAGCGTCGATCTGGTCCGGCTCGAAGCGGCGGGCGATGATGCGCTCGACGGCAGCCTGCTGACGGTGCATCGCGAGCAGCCTCCGGAGTGCGATGTCGACAGCCTCCCGGTTGGAGGATGCGCCCGTGGTCGCCTTCGCCTGCGCAAGCAGATCCGGATCGATGTCGATCGATGTGATGGCCATGTCGCCTCTCTCCGCGCTATATAGATCACTATATAGCGATGGGGGCGTTGCGTACAGCATGTCGTTCACCTCTCCACTCGTCTGATGCGGACCGCGCCGTCGAACACGGCCTCCGTCACCGTCTCATCCGCTGTGGCCGGGAGGTCGCTCCCGGTCAGCGCCGCTTCCACCCGGAGCCCGGCGCGGGTGAACGCGAACACGCCGTCCACGCAGGTGACGTCCGTCGCGCGGGCGCCAGCGGGCAGCTCGCGACGCAGCTCGATGAGGTGCCGGTACCAGGCGAGCAGGCGGGCGTGCGTGGGCCGGGCGGGTTCGGTCCAGTCCAGACGGGCGCTTTCGAAGGTCGCCGGGTCCTGCGGGTCGGGGACCACGTTCGGGTCCCAACCCATCCGGGCGAACTCGGCGATCCGGCCGGTGCGTGTGGCCTCCGCCAGCTCGGGCTCGGGATGCGAGCTGAAGAACGGCCACGGGGTGGTCGCGCCCCACTCCTCGCCCATGAACAGCATCGGCGTGAACGGGCCGAGCAGGATCAGGGCGGCGGCGACCGCGAGACGCCCCTCGTCGAGCGTCGCAGTGAGCCGGTCGCCCACCGCGCGGTTGCCGATCTGGTCGTGGTCCTGGCTGAAGGCGACCAGCCGGCTGAACGGGATGTCGCCGTCGAGCGGCCGGCCGTGGTTCCGTTCGCGGAAGCTCGACCAGGTGCCGTCGTGGAAGAACCCGCGCTCGAAGACTTTGATCAGCGCCTGCGGCCCGGCGAAATCGGCGTAGTACCCGCTCGTCTCGCCGGTCAGGTTCACGTGGACGGCGTGGTGCACATCGTCGTCCCACTGGGCGTCCAGGCCGTAGCCGTGGCGGCGCCGCTCGCGGATCAGCTTCGGGTCGTTGAGGTCGCTCTCGGCGATCAGGGTCGCTGGCCGGCCGGTCGTCTCGCGGATGCCGGCCGCCTCCCGCGCGAGCGCCTCCAGGATGTGCTCGGCGCTGCCGTCGTGGAGAGCGTGCACGGCGTCCAACCGCAGGCCGTCGACGTGCATCTCGCGCAGCCAGAAGCGGGCGTTGTCGAGGATGAGCTGCCGGACCTCGCCCGACGCCGGCCCGTCGAGGTTGACCGACGAACCCCAGGTGGTGCGACCCTCGCTCAGGTACGGGCCGAACATCGGGAGGTAGTTGCCGCTCGGCCCGAGGTGGTTGTAGACGACGTCCTGGATGACCGCGATCCCGCGTCCGTGACAGGCGTCCACGAACCGCTGGTACGCGTCGGGACCGCCGTACGGCTCGTGCACCGCGAACCAGAGCACCCCGTCGTAGCCCCACCCATGGGAACCGTTGAACGCGTTGACCGGCAACAGCTCAACGGCCTCCACGCCGAGCTCCACGAGGTGGTCGAGCCGGCCGGCTGCGGCGTCCAGGGTGCCTTCGGGCGTGAAGGTGCCGAGGTGGAGCTCGTAAATCACGCGACCGGTGAGCGGGCCGGGACGCCAGTCGTGGTCGGTCCAGGCGAAGTCGCCAGGGTCCCAGGTGCGGCTCAGCGCGTGCACGCCCTCGGGCTGGCGCCGCGAGCGCGGGTCGGGGAACGGACCCGCTCCGTCGACCACGAAGCCGTAGTCGAGCGGGGCGTCGGCGCCGTCGAGCGGCGCGGGCAGACTCCACCAGCCGCGCTCGTCCTTCTGGAGCGGATGCCTCCCGTGCCCCGCGATCTCGACCTCGACCGCATCCGCGCCCGGCGCCCACACCTCGCCGAAGCCGTCGCCCACCACGCTGCCCGCCGCGCTCATCGGACCACCGCCAGCAGCGCGACCGGATACCGGTCGAACAGTTCGGCGAGCCGTGCCCGGCCGCTCACCTCGCGTCCGGTCAGTTCGTCCCGGTAGACCGCCGCTCCGAGGTCGACCGCGGTGTCGCCCCAGCCTCCCGCCTGAGCCAGCCCGACCGGGAGCCGGGTGGCCAGCGTGACGGCGCCGCCGCGGTCGAACGCCACGAGGTGCTCCGCGCGCTCACCGTCCGCCGTCACGGGCCGGTACTCCGCGAAGAGCTCCGGTCGTTCGCGGAGCAGCCGCAGGGCCCGGGAGGTCACCAGCACTTTCGCCGCGCCCGACGAGTCGATGGGCGGCAGCCAGCCGTCGTCGAGGTGCGCGAGCAGCCCGGCCGCGGCGTCGAACTCCACCGGGCGGCGGTTGTCGGGGTCGACCAGCGACCGCTCCCAGCGCTCCGAGCCCTGGTAGACGTCGGGGACGCCCGGGATGGTGAGCTGCACGAGCTTCGCGCCGAGGCCGTTGCTCGCGCCCGGTGCGTCGACGATCGCGGCGACGGCCGCGACCTCCGCCGCCACGCGGGGGTCGTCGAACGCCGCATCCACCAGTTCGCCCATGGCGTCCTCGAACGTCGCATCGGGGTCGGTCCAGCTCGTGCTCGCGCCGGCCTCCCGCGCGGCCTTGAGCGCGTAGGCCTGGAGGCGTTCCCGGGAGGCGGGCCACGCTCCGACGATCGACTGCCAGAGCAGGTTCTCGAGCGACCCGTCTCCGATCGACACACGCTGACGGACCGCCGTGAGGAACCGGCCCCAGCGCTCTGGCAGCTCTGCGAGCACAGCGATGCGCGCCCTGGTGTCCTCGCTGCGCTTGGCATCGTGCGTGCTCAGCGTCGTCAGCGAGTGCGGGAGGTCGGCAAGGCGCCGCTGCTGCAGGCGGTGGAAGTCCGCCACGGTCACGGCGAACTCCGACGGGTCGCCGCCGACCTCGGTCAGCGACACCAGCCGGGTGTACCGGTAGAAGGCGTTGTCCTCCACACCTTTGGCCATGATCGCGCCGCTCGTCTGCTGGAACCGCGCGGAGGCCGCCGCCAGGACGCCCTCGGAGTCCGGCGCGAACACGGTGCCGAGCGTCTGTAGCGCGTCGGCGAGGTCCGGTCGCGCGGCGGACGCGGCGTCGAGCGCGGCCCGCAGCTGGTCGGCGCCGAACGGCAGGTAGCTCCGATAGACCGGGAAGCCTGCGGCCAGCTCCGCCACGGCGTCGGCGAGGGAGTCCGAGCCGGCACCCTCCACGCCCAGGTCGCGGACCACTCGGAGCACCTCCGACCGCAGGATCCCGTCGGCCGCTGCCCGCTTGCGGCGATGAACCAGCCCCGGCCAGTCCCTGCTCTCCTCGCGCGCGTCGTGCTCCTCCGCCAGTGCCGTCAGGGGCTCGTCGCCCGCCGGGTCCACGAACACGCGGTCCACGAGGCCGAGCGCGTCGTACCCGGTCGTGCCGGCGATCGGCCAGCTCGGGATGGGCTCGTCGCCCTCCAGGATCTTCTCCACCCAGACCGGGCGTCCATCGGCCAGGTCGGCGAGCCG
This genomic stretch from Leifsonia sp. EB41 harbors:
- a CDS encoding FadR/GntR family transcriptional regulator, with the translated sequence MTGDVPGTLTHTAVPALTGPAVAGITRLSAVDTVRARIALAVELRLLAPGEQLPSDADVAAALDVSEITARRAIKSLAEEGLLRRVRGRSGGTFVAETAPAVTAGAGSAVEIYRADAEQVHRLIDQRLLAETSLTHLAAVSASDDDLAELDAAVAAAATAQDWSEYHAADERFHLAVARAAGRPALVGLYEETLRRLYAYFIPYPIAYLHEVNAEHAALAAAIRGHDLETAVALAERHVAVLHETMFVGLEQD
- a CDS encoding carbon-nitrogen hydrolase family protein, encoding MPGQLTVAGVQAAPRAIGAELEPFAADVARHAAAGARVVVYPELHLFGADHLSESVRNTALGASAVPLDGELVRTLGAIAADAGVWLVPGSVCERGPQGELFNTALAFGPDGALAASYRKIFPWRPFEPYVPGDRFVVFDLDGSTVGLDICYDAWFPEVSRHLAWLGAEVIVNVVKTTTPDREQEVVLARANSIANQVFTVSVNTAGPVGRGRSIVVDPEGAVLAESAGDEETVLALPLDLDRVAHVREHGTAGVNRMWSQFRPEDAAIPLPLYAGRIDPRDWAVQSRALPSTTPSRQPLL
- a CDS encoding APC family permease, yielding MSTAPAPSSAQPSLARTLRLPSLVLFGLAYMTPLIVLGIFGVVAETTGGASASAYLVALVAMLFTASSYGRMAAAYPVAGSAYTYVRRTIDPRVGFLVGWAVLLDYLFLPMVIWLIGAAYLEAQFPGVPGWVWILGFIIVTTLLNILGIKVADRTNYILMAFQVLVIVVFVGLSIGSVVAHRGAGGLISAGPFVNPTATFQGVTAGAAIAAYSFLGFDAVTTFTEETIEPRKTVPRAILLIALIGGVIFILVSYTTQLVHPGGQFHDASSAAFDIAITIGGNVFGSIFIAGLVVAQFASGLAAQASAARLMFAMGRDGALPRKVFGEISRRFRSPVVNLMIIGVVGLVAMFLDVATSTSFINFGAFVAFTMVNVSVIVYYFRQRREGHRHNAIIYVVLPAIGAIVTGYLLTRLDINAIVLGLSWLVIGVIVLAFVTKGFRQLPPEIAYDEADAETADETRQAAPAPAAAPAATEAAPAPARE
- a CDS encoding carbon-nitrogen hydrolase family protein codes for the protein MRLALAQLASDDDVAGNLRAVGDAVARATDQGAELVLLPEYAMYEKKMVDATFAGVAEPLDGRFGSAVAELAASRRVTIVAGLVERSSDGADPRPFNTLAAFGPDGGLLTRYRKIHLFDSFGFRESEWIAPAPEPEAVVFEAGGLTVGLMTCYDLRFPELGRALADAGADLLAVCSSWVPGPHKLDQWRTLARARAIENGCYAAAVSQAEPISVGHSLLADPHGEVIVETGGSPEVMLGEVDPAAVVAARERDPALRLRRL
- the glgX gene encoding glycogen debranching protein GlgX is translated as MSSDGSAPYPLGITLVEGGANVAVYSENADNVYVSLFDARGRETRTELPNRTGHVFHGYVQGLVPGTRYGLRVAGPWDPANGLRFSPAKVLLPTRARAVTGSWDNSQAVFGHQLGRPKRRSDTNGKRHVALGVVVDPQEFDWGDHERPFTPLSETIIYETHVKGFTKLMEWVPEEFRGTYAGLAHPAAVEYLKNLGVTAVELMPVHQFVQDPHLQEKGLRNYWGYNSIGFFAPHNEYAATGDTGHQVDEFKGMVKALHAAGLEVILDVVYNHTAEGNDRGPTYSFKGIDNPSYYRLVDGDRAHYFDTTGTGNSVNVSHPAALQLIMDSLRYWVDDYHIDGFRFDLATTLTRQGGDASLHSAFLTLIQQDPTLARVKLIAEPWDTAGYQLGGFPADWSEWNGQFRDDVRDFWRGTPGVLGTLAQRVLGSPDIYEDSRRAPLSSVNFVTAHDGFTLADLTSYDEKHNEANGEDNRDGESDNRSRNYGAEGPTDDEEILAVRVRQRKNLLATVLLSAGVPMILGGDELGRTQQGNNNAYCQDNEISWYDWANADWELHAFTAALIRLRRTEPALRPEWYRHAPEDGSADTVRIVRADGESFTDDDWNDPEARTIAFVLMHESADSFLLLLNAAENGVEFVLPDPPGAHWELELSSDQELALHDGESVIVGETSFALFRSAVGG
- a CDS encoding PIN domain-containing protein, encoding MTTYLVDNSIWQKVSSSPAIARRLREILPHHLLITCPPQVLEYCHSARSPEEHRELQADMDDLLPAWEHPSESAALGIQESLWDRGAVRAAGAFDCLIAAYAVANDAVILNSDRDFGFIEYATGGAVRQEYVAAA
- a CDS encoding type II toxin-antitoxin system VapB family antitoxin, which encodes MAITSIDIDPDLLAQAKATTGASSNREAVDIALRRLLAMHRQQAAVERIIARRFEPDQIDAPTITPTFLPGTSAGS
- the treZ gene encoding malto-oligosyltrehalose trehalohydrolase, whose amino-acid sequence is MSAAGSVVGDGFGEVWAPGADAVEVEIAGHGRHPLQKDERGWWSLPAPLDGADAPLDYGFVVDGAGPFPDPRSRRQPEGVHALSRTWDPGDFAWTDHDWRPGPLTGRVIYELHLGTFTPEGTLDAAAGRLDHLVELGVEAVELLPVNAFNGSHGWGYDGVLWFAVHEPYGGPDAYQRFVDACHGRGIAVIQDVVYNHLGPSGNYLPMFGPYLSEGRTTWGSSVNLDGPASGEVRQLILDNARFWLREMHVDGLRLDAVHALHDGSAEHILEALAREAAGIRETTGRPATLIAESDLNDPKLIRERRRHGYGLDAQWDDDVHHAVHVNLTGETSGYYADFAGPQALIKVFERGFFHDGTWSSFRERNHGRPLDGDIPFSRLVAFSQDHDQIGNRAVGDRLTATLDEGRLAVAAALILLGPFTPMLFMGEEWGATTPWPFFSSHPEPELAEATRTGRIAEFARMGWDPNVVPDPQDPATFESARLDWTEPARPTHARLLAWYRHLIELRRELPAGARATDVTCVDGVFAFTRAGLRVEAALTGSDLPATADETVTEAVFDGAVRIRRVER
- the treY gene encoding malto-oligosyltrehalose synthase, with translation MSHDVPISTYRLQISPDFTLRDAAQVLDYLRRLGVGAVYLSPLLQSAAGSAHGYDVVDPTRVDEARGGPEALREFADAAHRHGLQVIVDIVPNHLGVAVPHENPWWWDVLRFGQESAYAGHFDIDWAFGGGRLRLPVLGDGPDEEDALRVVDGELRYYDHRFPVAPGTEFASPREVHARQHYELVSWRRADAELNYRRFFAVNSLAGVRVEDPRVFDDTHAEIARWVRDGLVDGLRVDHPDGLRDPGDYLRRLADLADGRPVWVEKILEGDEPIPSWPIAGTTGYDALGLVDRVFVDPAGDEPLTALAEEHDAREESRDWPGLVHRRKRAAADGILRSEVLRVVRDLGVEGAGSDSLADAVAELAAGFPVYRSYLPFGADQLRAALDAASAARPDLADALQTLGTVFAPDSEGVLAAASARFQQTSGAIMAKGVEDNAFYRYTRLVSLTEVGGDPSEFAVTVADFHRLQQRRLADLPHSLTTLSTHDAKRSEDTRARIAVLAELPERWGRFLTAVRQRVSIGDGSLENLLWQSIVGAWPASRERLQAYALKAAREAGASTSWTDPDATFEDAMGELVDAAFDDPRVAAEVAAVAAIVDAPGASNGLGAKLVQLTIPGVPDVYQGSERWERSLVDPDNRRPVEFDAAAGLLAHLDDGWLPPIDSSGAAKVLVTSRALRLLRERPELFAEYRPVTADGERAEHLVAFDRGGAVTLATRLPVGLAQAGGWGDTAVDLGAAVYRDELTGREVSGRARLAELFDRYPVALLAVVR